A single region of the Mycobacterium avium subsp. avium genome encodes:
- a CDS encoding RidA family protein, translating to MSGNRTVVQSDSAFESDVGYARAVRVGPHVWVAGTTGAGPAGDIAAQARDALCRIEIALRQAGAELADVVRTRIYVTDISRWREVGAVHAEVFGAIRPAATMVEVAALIAPELLVEIEADAYVATGGKPPSGPGR from the coding sequence ATGTCTGGCAACCGCACCGTGGTCCAATCCGACTCGGCCTTCGAATCCGACGTCGGCTACGCGCGGGCGGTGCGCGTCGGCCCGCACGTCTGGGTCGCCGGGACAACCGGCGCCGGGCCCGCCGGCGACATCGCCGCCCAAGCGCGAGATGCCTTGTGCCGCATCGAGATTGCCCTGCGACAGGCCGGCGCCGAACTCGCCGATGTGGTGCGCACCCGCATCTACGTCACCGACATCTCGCGCTGGCGCGAGGTCGGGGCGGTGCACGCGGAGGTGTTCGGCGCGATACGGCCCGCGGCCACCATGGTCGAGGTCGCGGCGCTGATCGCACCCGAGTTGCTGGTGGAGATCGAAGCCGACGCCTACGTGGCGACGGGCGGGAAGCCGCCGTCGGGTCCCGGCCGGTAG
- the nrdR gene encoding transcriptional regulator NrdR: MHCPFCRHPDSRVIDSRETDEGQAIRRRRSCPECGRRFTTVETAVLAVVKRSGVTEPFSREKVISGVRRACQGRQVDDDALNLLAQQVEDTVRAAGSPEVPSHEVGLAILGPLRDLDEVAYLRFASVYRSFESADDFEREIQALREHRGVATPG, from the coding sequence ATGCACTGTCCGTTCTGCCGTCATCCGGACTCCCGGGTGATCGACTCGCGGGAAACCGACGAAGGCCAGGCCATCCGGCGGCGCCGCTCCTGCCCCGAGTGCGGACGGCGTTTCACCACCGTGGAAACCGCGGTGCTGGCGGTGGTCAAGCGCAGCGGCGTCACCGAGCCGTTCAGCCGGGAAAAGGTGATCAGCGGTGTCCGCCGGGCCTGCCAGGGGCGCCAGGTGGACGACGATGCGCTCAACTTGCTGGCCCAGCAGGTGGAGGACACCGTGCGCGCCGCCGGCTCGCCCGAGGTGCCCAGCCACGAGGTCGGCCTGGCCATCCTGGGGCCGTTGCGCGACCTCGACGAGGTGGCCTACCTGCGCTTCGCCTCGGTCTACCGGTCGTTCGAGTCCGCCGACGATTTCGAGCGCGAGATCCAAGCGCTGCGCGAGCACCGCGGCGTGGCGACCCCGGGCTGA
- a CDS encoding PhzF family phenazine biosynthesis protein, translated as MGIDVTVLRVFADSDGNFGNPLGVVDAGRVEVAGRQRLATQLGYSETVFVDLPAPGSSTAHATIYTPRTELPFAGHPTVGAAWWLREQGSPINTLAVPAGIVQVGYDGPRARISARSEWAPELALHEFGSAEEVLAADPTEFSDDTAHYLWAWTDRAAGALRSRMFAANLGVPEDEATGSAAMRITDYLSRDLRITQGKGSVIETSWSAEGWVGVAGRVVNDGVRHLD; from the coding sequence ATGGGTATCGACGTGACGGTGCTGCGGGTGTTCGCCGACTCGGACGGCAACTTCGGCAATCCGCTCGGCGTGGTGGACGCCGGCCGGGTCGAGGTCGCCGGCCGGCAGCGGCTGGCCACCCAATTGGGTTACAGCGAAACGGTTTTCGTTGACCTTCCGGCACCCGGTTCGTCCACCGCGCACGCCACCATCTACACGCCGCGCACCGAGCTGCCGTTCGCCGGTCATCCCACCGTCGGCGCCGCGTGGTGGCTGCGCGAGCAGGGCTCGCCGATCAACACGCTGGCGGTGCCGGCCGGGATCGTGCAGGTCGGCTACGACGGGCCGCGCGCCCGCATCAGCGCCCGCTCGGAATGGGCGCCCGAACTGGCGCTGCACGAATTCGGTTCGGCCGAGGAGGTTCTCGCCGCCGACCCGACGGAGTTCTCCGACGACACCGCGCACTACCTGTGGGCCTGGACCGACCGGGCCGCCGGGGCGCTGCGGTCCCGGATGTTCGCCGCCAACCTGGGCGTGCCCGAAGACGAGGCGACCGGTTCGGCGGCGATGCGGATCACCGATTACCTGAGCCGGGACCTGCGGATCACCCAGGGCAAGGGTTCGGTGATCGAAACCAGCTGGAGCGCCGAAGGCTGGGTGGGGGTGGCCGGTCGGGTGGTCAATGACGGTGTGCGGCACCTGGATTGA
- a CDS encoding mycofactocin-coupled SDR family oxidoreductase has translation MGLLDDKVAFVTGAARGQGRSHAVRLAREGVSVIAVDICDEVSPDNAYPPATEADLKETAGLLEREGRPFVVDTADVRDLKALERIVTEGVERLGGRLDVVVANAGIANWARLWEMSEEQWLTMLDVNLSGVWRTMKATVPHMISAGNGGSIVLISSVAGIKSLPGQAHYSAAKHGVVGLTKSAAIELGEYGIRVNSVHPWGVATPMGVPPTEFLTEHPNYVVSFGSVLPPYAVAEPDDISDAVLWLASDLARTVTGTQLTVDMGATKV, from the coding sequence ATGGGTCTGCTTGACGACAAGGTCGCCTTCGTGACCGGTGCGGCGCGCGGTCAAGGCCGCAGCCACGCGGTGCGGCTGGCGCGCGAGGGTGTATCGGTGATCGCGGTCGACATTTGCGACGAGGTATCGCCAGACAACGCCTATCCGCCTGCCACCGAAGCGGATCTCAAGGAGACCGCCGGTCTGCTCGAGCGGGAGGGGAGGCCGTTCGTCGTCGACACGGCGGACGTGCGCGATCTCAAGGCCCTCGAACGAATCGTGACCGAGGGCGTCGAGCGTCTCGGCGGCCGACTGGATGTCGTAGTTGCCAATGCCGGGATCGCCAACTGGGCTCGGTTGTGGGAGATGTCTGAAGAGCAGTGGCTGACGATGCTGGACGTGAACCTGTCGGGTGTCTGGCGAACAATGAAAGCCACTGTTCCGCATATGATCTCGGCTGGCAACGGTGGATCGATTGTCTTGATCAGCTCGGTCGCAGGGATCAAGTCGCTGCCTGGGCAGGCCCACTACAGTGCGGCCAAGCACGGGGTTGTGGGGCTCACCAAGTCGGCGGCCATCGAGCTAGGCGAATACGGAATTCGCGTGAACTCCGTTCACCCGTGGGGTGTGGCGACACCGATGGGCGTACCGCCGACAGAGTTCCTGACCGAGCATCCGAATTATGTCGTGTCGTTCGGCAGTGTGCTGCCGCCCTATGCTGTGGCCGAGCCGGATGACATCTCCGATGCGGTCCTCTGGCTCGCTTCGGATCTGGCCCGAACGGTGACAGGCACGCAGCTCACTGTCGACATGGGTGCCACCAAGGTCTAA
- a CDS encoding DUF7455 domain-containing protein, with protein MNATLTSPELTRADRCDRCGAAARVRAKLPSGLELLFCQHHANEHEAKLTELDAVLEVSES; from the coding sequence ATGAATGCAACTCTGACGAGTCCTGAACTGACCAGAGCCGACCGCTGCGATCGCTGCGGTGCCGCGGCTCGGGTGCGCGCCAAGCTGCCTTCGGGACTGGAGCTTCTCTTCTGCCAGCACCACGCCAACGAGCACGAGGCCAAGCTGACCGAGCTGGACGCGGTGCTGGAGGTCAGCGAAAGCTAG
- a CDS encoding DUF952 domain-containing protein, translating to MAVVTVSPGVLVHLCGAKQWARARRRGRIDPQDADFIHLSTPQQVHLPANRLYRGRDDLVLLHVDPDRLAAPLLWEPGVPTDPASMLFPHLYGPLPVNAVIAVTDYRPGPDGGFPPVAT from the coding sequence GTGGCGGTCGTGACCGTCAGTCCCGGCGTTCTGGTGCATCTGTGCGGGGCGAAACAGTGGGCCCGCGCCCGGCGCAGGGGCCGCATCGATCCGCAGGACGCCGACTTCATCCACCTGTCGACGCCGCAGCAGGTGCACCTGCCCGCCAACCGGCTCTACCGCGGCCGCGACGACCTGGTGCTCCTGCACGTCGACCCCGACCGGCTTGCGGCGCCGCTGCTTTGGGAGCCGGGAGTGCCAACCGATCCCGCATCGATGTTGTTCCCGCATCTGTACGGGCCGCTGCCGGTGAACGCTGTGATCGCGGTCACCGACTACCGGCCGGGACCCGACGGCGGCTTCCCGCCCGTCGCCACGTAG
- a CDS encoding DUF3099 domain-containing protein produces MWDSGGMKHGSDSGFDGGFDDFDRNKSRPVLITAAAPSYEEQHRARVRKYLTLMAFRIPALILAAVAYGAWHNGLISLAIVAASIPLPWMAVLIANDRPPRSPDEPRRFDNARRRTPLFPRAEQAALEPPPAAQARWQPGGWDGIDRDRPPFH; encoded by the coding sequence GTGTGGGACAGTGGAGGAATGAAGCACGGCTCCGATTCGGGGTTCGATGGCGGATTCGACGACTTTGACCGCAACAAGAGCCGGCCAGTGCTCATCACCGCCGCCGCGCCCTCCTACGAGGAGCAGCACCGCGCGCGGGTGCGTAAATACCTGACCCTGATGGCTTTCCGGATTCCGGCGCTGATCCTGGCGGCGGTCGCCTACGGCGCCTGGCACAACGGGCTGATCTCGCTGGCGATCGTGGCGGCGTCGATCCCGCTGCCGTGGATGGCCGTGCTGATCGCCAACGACCGGCCGCCGCGCAGTCCCGACGAGCCCCGCCGGTTCGACAACGCCCGCCGCCGCACCCCGCTGTTTCCCCGCGCCGAGCAGGCGGCGCTGGAGCCGCCGCCAGCTGCGCAGGCGCGGTGGCAACCGGGCGGGTGGGACGGAATCGATCGGGACCGCCCGCCGTTTCACTGA
- a CDS encoding proteasome assembly chaperone family protein, translating to MTHRQDAGDQYQPGQAGMYELELPAPQLSTSDGRGPVLVHALEGFSDAGHAIRLAAKHLKAALDSELVASFAIDELLDYRSRRPLMTFKTDHFTHYDDPELSLYALRDSVGTPFLLLAGLEPDLKWERFITAVRLLAERLGVRQTIGLGTVPMAVPHTRPITMTAHSNNPELIKNFQPWIAEIQVPGSASNLLEYRMAQHGHEVVGYTVHVPHYLTQTDYPAAAQALLEQVAKTASLELPLTALSEAAEVIRAKIDEQVEASAEVAQVVAALERQYDAFVDAQENRSLLTRDGDLPSGDELGAEFERFLAQQAEKKFDDDDQA from the coding sequence ATGACTCACCGTCAAGACGCAGGTGATCAATACCAGCCGGGGCAGGCCGGCATGTACGAGCTGGAGCTGCCCGCCCCGCAGTTGTCGACGTCCGACGGGCGCGGCCCGGTCTTGGTGCACGCCCTGGAGGGCTTTTCCGACGCCGGGCACGCCATCCGGCTAGCGGCCAAGCATCTGAAGGCGGCGCTCGATTCCGAGCTGGTCGCGTCGTTCGCGATCGACGAATTGCTGGACTACCGCTCGCGGCGCCCGCTGATGACCTTCAAGACCGACCACTTCACCCACTACGACGATCCCGAGCTGAGCCTGTACGCGCTGCGCGACAGCGTCGGCACCCCGTTTTTGCTGCTGGCCGGGCTGGAGCCGGACCTGAAGTGGGAGCGCTTCATCACCGCGGTGCGGCTGCTGGCCGAGCGGCTGGGCGTGCGCCAGACCATCGGCCTGGGCACCGTGCCGATGGCGGTCCCGCACACCCGGCCGATCACCATGACGGCGCACTCCAACAACCCGGAGCTGATCAAGAACTTCCAGCCCTGGATCGCCGAGATCCAGGTTCCCGGCAGCGCGTCCAACCTGCTGGAGTACCGGATGGCCCAGCACGGGCACGAGGTGGTCGGCTACACCGTGCACGTTCCGCACTACCTCACCCAGACCGACTACCCCGCCGCCGCCCAGGCGCTGCTCGAGCAGGTCGCCAAGACCGCGTCGCTGGAGCTGCCGCTGACCGCGTTGAGCGAAGCCGCCGAGGTGATCCGGGCCAAGATCGACGAGCAGGTCGAGGCGAGCGCGGAGGTGGCTCAAGTGGTGGCCGCGCTCGAGCGCCAGTACGATGCCTTCGTCGACGCCCAGGAGAACAGGTCGTTACTGACTCGCGACGGGGACCTGCCCAGCGGCGACGAGCTGGGCGCCGAGTTCGAGCGATTCCTGGCCCAGCAGGCGGAGAAGAAGTTCGACGACGACGACCAGGCCTGA
- the sigB gene encoding sigma-70 family RNA polymerase sigma factor SigB, giving the protein MTVQAEREVAMANASTSRFDGDLDAQSPAADLVRVYLNGIGKTALLNAAGEVELAKRIEAGLYAEHLLETRKRLGENRKRDLEAVVRDGQAARRHLLEANLRLVVSLAKRYTGRGMPLLDLIQEGNLGLIRAMEKFDYTKGFKFSTYATWWIRQAITRGMADQSRTIRLPVHLVEQVNKLARIKREMHQNLGREATDEELAAESGIPIDKINDLLEHSRDPVSLDMPVGSEEEAPLGDFIEDAEAMSAENAVIAELLHTDIRSVLATLDEREHQVIRLRFGLDDGQPRTLDQIGKLFGLSRERVRQIERDVMSKLRNGERADRLRSYAS; this is encoded by the coding sequence ATGACAGTACAAGCCGAACGGGAGGTCGCTATGGCGAACGCCAGCACGAGCAGATTTGACGGCGATCTGGATGCTCAAAGCCCCGCAGCGGACCTGGTGCGCGTGTATTTGAACGGGATCGGTAAGACGGCGTTGCTGAATGCGGCTGGCGAAGTGGAACTCGCGAAGCGCATCGAAGCGGGGCTCTACGCCGAGCACCTGCTCGAAACGCGTAAGCGCCTTGGGGAGAACCGCAAACGCGATCTGGAGGCCGTGGTGCGCGACGGCCAGGCCGCGCGCCGTCATCTGCTGGAAGCGAACCTGCGCCTGGTGGTGTCGCTGGCCAAGCGGTACACGGGTCGCGGCATGCCGTTGCTGGACCTGATCCAGGAGGGCAACCTCGGGCTGATCCGGGCGATGGAAAAGTTCGACTACACAAAGGGATTCAAGTTCTCGACGTACGCGACGTGGTGGATCCGTCAGGCCATCACCCGCGGCATGGCCGACCAGAGCCGCACCATCCGGCTGCCGGTGCACCTGGTCGAGCAGGTCAACAAGCTGGCGCGGATCAAGCGGGAGATGCACCAGAACCTGGGCCGCGAGGCCACCGACGAGGAGCTGGCCGCCGAGTCGGGCATCCCGATCGACAAGATCAACGACCTGCTCGAGCACAGCCGCGACCCGGTGAGCCTGGACATGCCGGTGGGCTCGGAGGAGGAAGCCCCGCTGGGCGACTTCATCGAGGACGCCGAGGCGATGTCCGCCGAGAACGCGGTGATCGCCGAGCTGCTGCACACCGACATCCGCAGCGTGCTGGCCACCCTGGACGAGCGCGAGCACCAGGTGATCCGGCTGCGGTTCGGCCTCGACGACGGCCAGCCGCGCACGCTGGACCAGATCGGCAAGCTGTTCGGGCTGTCCCGGGAGCGGGTCCGCCAGATCGAGCGGGACGTGATGTCCAAACTCCGCAACGGGGAGCGCGCCGACCGGCTACGGTCGTACGCGAGCTGA
- a CDS encoding alpha/beta fold hydrolase → MTERKRKNTLRPVREVSAPRLEFRTIHGYRRAYRIAGSGPAILLIHGIGDNSTTWNTVQAKLAQRFTVIAPDLLGHGQSDKPRADYSVAAYANGMRDLLAVLDIERVTIVGHSLGGGVAMQFAYQFPHLVERLILVGAGGVTKDVNFVLRWASLPLGSEAIALLRLPLVLPAVQLMGRVLGTALGSTGLGRDLPNVLRILDDLPEPTASAAFSRTLRAVVDWRGQIVTMLDRCYLTEAIRVQIVWGTKDVVVPVRHAWMAHAAMPGSRLEIFEGSGHFPFHDDPARFIDVVERFIDSTEPAAYDQEALRRLLRSGGGAQAVTGPAPTRVAVLSAMGSDERSAT, encoded by the coding sequence ATGACCGAGCGGAAGCGCAAGAACACGCTCCGCCCGGTGCGGGAAGTGAGCGCACCCCGCCTCGAGTTCCGCACCATTCACGGTTACCGCCGCGCCTACCGCATCGCCGGGTCGGGGCCGGCGATCCTGTTGATCCACGGCATCGGCGACAACTCCACCACGTGGAACACCGTGCAGGCCAAGCTCGCCCAGCGGTTCACCGTCATCGCCCCGGACCTGTTGGGGCACGGGCAGTCCGACAAGCCGCGCGCCGACTACTCGGTGGCGGCCTACGCCAACGGGATGCGCGACCTGCTGGCGGTGCTCGACATCGAGCGGGTGACCATCGTCGGCCATTCCCTGGGCGGCGGGGTGGCCATGCAATTCGCCTACCAGTTCCCGCATTTGGTGGAGCGGCTGATCCTGGTCGGCGCCGGCGGGGTGACCAAGGACGTGAACTTCGTGCTGCGCTGGGCGTCGCTGCCGCTGGGCAGCGAAGCCATCGCCCTGCTGCGGCTGCCGCTGGTGCTGCCGGCGGTGCAGCTGATGGGCCGCGTCCTGGGCACCGCGCTGGGCAGCACCGGCCTGGGCCGCGACCTGCCCAACGTGCTGCGGATCCTCGACGACCTGCCCGAGCCGACGGCGTCGGCGGCGTTCAGCCGGACGCTGCGGGCGGTGGTGGACTGGCGCGGTCAGATCGTCACCATGCTCGACCGCTGCTACCTGACCGAGGCCATCCGGGTGCAGATCGTTTGGGGCACCAAGGATGTGGTGGTCCCGGTCCGGCACGCCTGGATGGCGCACGCCGCCATGCCCGGCTCGCGGCTGGAGATCTTCGAGGGCTCCGGCCACTTTCCGTTCCACGACGACCCGGCCCGGTTCATCGACGTCGTCGAGCGCTTCATCGACTCCACCGAGCCCGCCGCATACGATCAGGAGGCGCTGCGCCGGTTGCTGCGCAGCGGCGGCGGCGCGCAGGCCGTCACCGGCCCGGCGCCCACCCGCGTCGCGGTGCTCAGCGCCATGGGATCCGACGAACGCAGCGCCACCTGA
- a CDS encoding metal-dependent transcriptional regulator translates to MNDLVDTTEMYLRTIYDLEEEGVTPLRARIAERLDQSGPTVSQTVSRMERDGLLHVAGDRHLELTDKGRALAVAVMRKHRLAERLLVDVIGLPWEEVHAEACRWEHVMSEDVERRLVKVLNNPTTSPFGNPIPGLLDLGVGPESGAEEANLVRLTELPSGAPVAVVVRQLTEHVQGDIDLISRLKDAGVVPNARVTVETGPAGVTIVIPGHENVTLPHEMAHAVKVEKV, encoded by the coding sequence ATGAACGACCTGGTTGACACCACCGAGATGTATCTGCGGACCATCTACGACCTCGAAGAAGAGGGCGTGACGCCGCTGCGTGCCCGGATCGCCGAACGCCTCGATCAGAGCGGGCCGACCGTCAGCCAAACCGTGTCCCGGATGGAGCGCGACGGGCTGCTGCACGTCGCCGGCGACCGCCACCTCGAGCTCACCGACAAGGGCCGGGCGCTGGCCGTGGCCGTGATGCGCAAGCACCGGCTGGCCGAGCGGCTGCTGGTCGACGTCATCGGGCTGCCCTGGGAGGAAGTGCACGCCGAGGCGTGCCGCTGGGAGCACGTGATGAGCGAGGACGTCGAGCGGCGCCTGGTGAAGGTGCTGAACAACCCCACCACCTCGCCGTTCGGCAACCCGATTCCCGGGCTGCTGGACTTGGGCGTGGGGCCCGAGTCCGGCGCCGAGGAGGCCAACCTGGTCCGGCTCACCGAGTTGCCGTCCGGCGCCCCGGTGGCCGTGGTGGTGCGCCAGCTCACCGAGCACGTCCAGGGTGACATCGACCTGATCTCGCGGCTCAAGGACGCCGGTGTGGTGCCCAACGCCCGGGTGACCGTGGAGACCGGCCCCGCGGGGGTGACGATCGTCATCCCCGGCCACGAGAACGTCACCCTGCCGCACGAGATGGCCCACGCGGTCAAGGTCGAAAAGGTCTGA
- a CDS encoding trypsin-like serine peptidase translates to MMKAMRVPILMLCSVVGVAASLTSCHRPVEHVSGAPVSAPRVGGPVQRLSQPEQKAVAGPVEPDRRIGAIFIDGGPLHVCTGSVLHSAAGNLIITAAHCLAGASLITFVPGFAGDAAPGPADVWKADAVYLDPRWTNGKDPHADYAVARVSNDSGAAVESRVGLALTLGVTPPPGSRVTVLGYPAGVGGSPIGCQAATSVTDTGFPALACEGLVDGTSGAPWVSGTTVVGLIGGLERGGCAANMSYSAPFDAQTAELLARAEAGGPGDPIPNDLQDAC, encoded by the coding sequence ATGATGAAGGCGATGCGCGTACCGATCCTGATGCTCTGCTCGGTGGTGGGGGTGGCGGCGTCGCTGACGTCGTGCCACCGGCCCGTCGAGCACGTGTCGGGTGCCCCGGTGTCCGCACCGCGGGTCGGCGGCCCGGTGCAGCGGCTCAGCCAGCCCGAGCAGAAGGCCGTCGCGGGCCCGGTGGAGCCGGACCGGCGCATCGGGGCGATCTTCATCGACGGTGGGCCGCTTCATGTTTGCACCGGTTCGGTGCTGCATTCGGCGGCCGGCAACCTGATCATCACCGCCGCGCACTGCCTGGCCGGGGCGTCGCTGATCACGTTCGTCCCCGGCTTCGCCGGCGACGCCGCGCCCGGGCCCGCCGACGTGTGGAAGGCCGACGCGGTGTACCTCGATCCGCGCTGGACCAACGGCAAGGACCCGCACGCCGATTACGCGGTGGCCCGGGTCAGCAACGACAGCGGCGCCGCCGTCGAGTCCCGGGTCGGGTTGGCGCTGACGCTGGGCGTCACACCCCCGCCGGGCAGCCGGGTCACCGTGCTGGGCTATCCGGCCGGCGTGGGCGGCTCGCCGATCGGGTGCCAGGCCGCCACGTCGGTCACCGACACCGGATTCCCGGCGCTGGCCTGCGAGGGGCTGGTGGACGGCACCAGCGGGGCGCCGTGGGTCAGCGGCACCACCGTGGTCGGGCTGATCGGCGGCCTGGAGCGGGGCGGCTGCGCGGCCAACATGTCGTACTCGGCGCCGTTCGACGCGCAGACCGCGGAGTTGCTGGCCCGCGCCGAGGCCGGCGGACCGGGCGACCCGATCCCCAACGACCTGCAGGACGCCTGCTAG
- a CDS encoding DUF3039 domain-containing protein — MQTQTIERTETDERVDDGTGSDTPKYFHYVKKDKIAESAVLGNHVVALCGEVFPVTRAAKPGSPVCPECKQIYDRLKKG, encoded by the coding sequence ATGCAGACCCAGACGATCGAACGCACCGAGACCGACGAACGCGTCGACGACGGGACCGGCAGCGATACGCCCAAGTACTTCCACTACGTCAAGAAGGACAAGATCGCCGAGAGCGCGGTGCTGGGCAACCACGTCGTGGCGCTGTGCGGCGAGGTCTTTCCGGTCACCCGGGCGGCCAAGCCGGGCTCACCCGTCTGCCCGGAGTGCAAGCAGATCTACGACCGGCTCAAGAAGGGCTGA
- a CDS encoding DUF4192 domain-containing protein, producing the protein MTTHRQPDFTLSRPGALIAALPAVLGFVPESSLVLVSLEDGRLGSVLRVDLSDELAHRVDHLAEVAAAARPEAVIAVIVDAAGAPCPSCNEDYRQLCDALSEALARNDIELYAAHVVDRVALGGRWHCVDGCGASGLIDDPSASPLAAAAVLDGRRLYARRADLQAVIAVEDPERSAALTAAVRRQAGRRTAALRADPVRRTRGDVEKAMAAAARVSSGEALSDTELARLGCALSDPQVRDMLYALAVGEGADEVESLWAVLARTLPEPWRVEALVLVAFSAYARGDGPLAGVSLAEALRCEPGHRMAGMLDTALQSGLRPEDIRDLARTGYRLAKQFGVRLPPRRPFGRRAG; encoded by the coding sequence ATGACCACGCATCGACAACCCGACTTCACGCTTTCCCGCCCGGGCGCGCTCATCGCCGCGCTGCCCGCCGTTCTCGGCTTCGTCCCCGAAAGTTCATTGGTACTGGTGTCTTTGGAGGACGGGCGGCTCGGGTCGGTGCTGCGCGTCGACCTGTCCGACGAGTTGGCGCACCGGGTCGACCACCTGGCCGAGGTGGCCGCCGCGGCCCGGCCCGAGGCGGTGATCGCGGTGATCGTCGACGCGGCCGGGGCGCCCTGCCCGAGCTGCAACGAGGACTACCGGCAGCTGTGCGATGCACTGTCAGAAGCGTTGGCGCGCAACGACATTGAGCTGTACGCCGCGCACGTGGTGGACCGGGTCGCGCTGGGCGGCCGTTGGCACTGCGTCGACGGCTGCGGGGCCAGCGGCCTCATCGACGACCCGTCGGCGTCGCCGCTGGCCGCCGCGGCGGTGCTGGACGGCAGGCGGCTCTACGCGCGGCGCGCCGATCTGCAGGCGGTCATCGCCGTCGAGGACCCCGAGCGCAGCGCGGCGTTGACGGCCGCGGTCCGGCGTCAGGCCGGCCGGCGCACCGCGGCGCTCCGGGCGGACCCGGTGCGCCGCACCCGCGGCGACGTGGAAAAGGCCATGGCCGCCGCCGCCCGGGTGTCATCCGGTGAGGCGCTGTCCGACACCGAGCTGGCGAGGCTGGGCTGCGCGCTGAGCGACCCTCAGGTGCGCGACATGCTCTACGCGCTGGCCGTCGGCGAGGGCGCCGACGAGGTCGAATCGCTGTGGGCGGTGCTGGCGCGCACGCTGCCCGAGCCGTGGCGGGTCGAGGCGCTGGTGCTGGTCGCGTTCAGCGCCTACGCCCGCGGCGACGGTCCGCTGGCCGGGGTGTCGCTGGCCGAGGCGCTGCGCTGCGAGCCCGGGCATCGGATGGCCGGCATGCTGGACACCGCGTTGCAGTCGGGTCTGCGGCCCGAGGACATCCGGGACCTGGCGCGCACCGGCTACCGGCTGGCCAAACAGTTCGGCGTGCGGCTGCCGCCGCGGCGGCCGTTCGGCCGCAGGGCCGGCTGA
- a CDS encoding YihY/virulence factor BrkB family protein, with product MSDQVAKPSRHHIWRITLRTLSKSWDDSIFSESAQAGFWSALSLPPLLLGLLGTLAYVAPLFGPDMLPSILRQLISTAHSVFSPSVVNEIIEPTVRDIANNARGEVVSLGFLISLWAGSSAISAFVDSVVEAHDQTPLRHPVRQRFFALFLYVVMLVGVVATAPLVVVGPRKVGEHIPLGLSNVLRYGYYPALIVGLTIAVMILYRVALPEPLPSHRLILGAMLATTVFVTATLGLRFYLRWITSTGYTYGALSTPIAFLLFAFFGGFAIMLGAELNAAVQEEFPAPKTHAHRLRTWLFSRSPALERTVQTLASPIANPATQRREVAPAEPRG from the coding sequence ATGAGCGATCAGGTCGCAAAACCGTCGCGCCACCACATCTGGCGAATCACCCTGAGGACTCTTTCCAAGAGTTGGGACGACTCGATCTTCTCGGAGTCGGCTCAGGCGGGTTTTTGGTCGGCGTTGTCCCTGCCGCCGCTGCTGCTCGGGCTGCTGGGGACGCTCGCGTACGTGGCGCCGCTGTTCGGTCCGGACATGCTGCCCAGCATCCTGCGGCAGCTGATTTCGACGGCGCACAGCGTGTTCTCCCCCAGCGTGGTCAACGAGATCATCGAGCCGACCGTCCGTGACATCGCCAACAACGCCCGCGGCGAGGTGGTGTCGTTGGGATTCCTGATCTCGCTGTGGGCGGGGTCGTCGGCCATCTCGGCGTTCGTCGACTCGGTGGTCGAGGCGCACGACCAGACGCCGCTGCGCCACCCGGTGCGCCAGCGGTTCTTCGCGCTGTTCCTCTACGTGGTGATGCTGGTGGGCGTGGTGGCGACGGCGCCGCTGGTGGTGGTGGGCCCGCGCAAGGTGGGCGAACACATCCCGCTCGGCCTGTCCAACGTGCTGCGCTACGGCTACTACCCCGCCCTGATCGTCGGCCTGACGATCGCGGTGATGATCCTGTACCGGGTCGCCCTGCCCGAGCCGCTGCCGTCGCACCGGCTGATCCTGGGCGCGATGCTGGCCACGACGGTGTTCGTCACCGCCACCCTGGGCCTGCGCTTCTACCTGCGCTGGATCACCAGCACCGGCTACACCTACGGCGCGCTGTCCACCCCGATCGCGTTCTTGCTGTTCGCGTTCTTCGGCGGCTTCGCGATCATGCTGGGCGCCGAGCTCAACGCCGCCGTCCAGGAGGAGTTCCCGGCGCCGAAGACCCATGCGCACCGGCTGCGCACCTGGTTGTTCTCCCGGTCGCCCGCCCTGGAGCGGACGGTGCAGACGCTGGCCAGCCCGATCGCGAACCCGGCGACCCAGCGGCGCGAGGTGGCGCCGGCCGAACCGCGGGGCTGA